GTGTACCACCGCGCCGGGCTGCCCTGTCGCGTCTGCGGCACCGAGATCGTGCTCGAGGAGATGGCCGCCCGAAAGCTCTACTGGTGCCCGAACTGCCAGAAGTGAGGCATCGATGAGACAGAACCCGAGCTTCACCGTGACCGACGTCGCGGAGCTGCGTCGCATCCTCGACGAGAACCTCTGGATGACGCTCGTGAGCCACGGCCCCGATGGTCTGGTCGCCTCGCATTACGCCGTGCTCCTGGACGACGACCACGACGACCTCACGGTCGTCGGTCACGTCGGCAAGCCGGACGATGCGATCCACGGTCTGGGACAGCACGAGCTGCTGGTGATCGCCCAGGGGCCGCACGGGTACATCTCGCCGCAGTGGTACCTGCCGGGGCCGAACGTCCCGACCTGGAACTACGTCGCCGTGCACCTCTCCGGCATCCCCGAGATCCTCACCCCGGACGAGAATCTCCGTGTGTTGGAGCGGCTGGTGGCACGCTTCGAGAGCGCACTGCCCCAGCCGCGGCTGATGTGGCAGCCGCCCAACGACGAAGACTTCATCCGCCGACTGGAACGGGGCACGGTCGGCTTCCGCCTGACGCCCACGAAGGTGGTGGCCAAGCGCAAGCTGAGTCAGAACCGACCAGACGAGACCGTTGACGAGATCGTCGAACAGTTGGAAGCCGGCAGTCCCTACGCCGACCCGCGCCTGGCCGGGGAGATGCGCCGCGCGCACGAGGCCCTGCGGGCCGCGCGTGGTGCACAACTCCGCCTGAACGGGCCGGGGCAGCCGTCGCCGTCGCCGTCGCCAGGTCGTGAGGAGGAGTTGTGAACGGGATGCCGCCGCGAGGCGCGACCGTCGACGTGATCGCCGATGCCCGCCTGACGGGTGCGGAGCGTCTCGACCCGTTCGGTGACGACCCGGTCGACATCCACCTCGCCCAGGGGCGGATCGTCGACATCGCCCCGTCGCGCGCGCTTCCCCGACGCGGCGAGGTGCTCGACGCGGATGGCGGCTGGGTGATCCCGGGACTCTGGGACCACCACGTGCACACAGTCCAGTGGGCGCTCGTCGCGCAGCGCGTGGCGCTGGGCGGAGTCAGATCGGCCGCAGAGGCTGCAGCGATCATGGGCCGCACCGCACCGTTGGCCGACGGCCGCCGGGTCGGAACGGGCTTCCGTGACGCACTGTGGCCCGATGAGATGTCACTCGCGACCCTGGATGCAGCGACCGGCGACGTTCCGACGTATCTCATCAACGCCGATGTGCACAGCGTGTGGCTCAACACGGCGGCGTTGCGTCGTGAAGGGTTCGCGCCCGACGACAGCGGCGTTCTCCGCGAAGAGCCCGCCTTCGAGATCTCGCGCAGGCTCAACGCCGCCGATCCTCTGGAGGGCGGTCGCCTTGTCGGCGACGCGCTGAGCGCGGCTGCAGCTCGCGGGGTCGTGGGCATCGTCGATCTCGACATGGCGTGGAACGCCGACGCGTGGCGGCGTCGCCTGTCCGCCGGCTTCGACACGACCCGCGTGCGCTTCGGCATCTATCCACCGCAGCTCGATCGCGCCCTGTCGGAGGGACTGGCGTCGGGTGATGCCCTGGACGCCGCGGGACTCGTGCGGGTCGGTCCGCTCAAGATCATCACCGACGGGTCGCTCGGCACCCGGACGGCGGCGTGCTCGCACGCCTACCCCGACGATCCGCACAACCACGGCGTGCTGACCGTGACGCCGGAGGTGCTCGTCGACCTGATGACGCGCGCCACCGGGGGAGGCCTGGCCTGTGCCGTCCACGCCATCGGCGACGTCGCGAACTCGCACGCTCTCGACGCCTTCGCCGGCACGGGAGCGACGGGGACGATCGAACACGCGCAGTTGGTCGCGCATGCGGATATCCCGCGCTTCGGGAGGCTCGGCATCGGCGCGAGCGTCCAACCCGAGCATGCGATCGATGACCGCGACATGACCGACACGATCTGGGCGACACAGACGAGTGTGCCGTACGCGCTGCGCTCGCTCGCCGCAACAGGGGCGAACCTTCTGTTCGGATCCGACGCGCCGGTCGCGGCCCTCGACCCCTGGGCCGCGATGGCGGCCGCCGTTTTCCGCACGCGCGACGGTCGCCCGGCCTGGCGCCCGGACGAGGGAGTGGATGCCGCCACCGCCCTCGCCGCGTCCACGGAGGGCGGCTCGCACACCGGCTCGGCGCTGTTTCCCGGCGACATCGCCGACCTCGTGGTCGTCGACCGCGACCCGCTGACGGCCGCGGAGGCGGATCTGCGCGCGACGCGCGCACACGCGACCATGATCGAAGGCCGCCTCACACACGTGGGGTGAGCCCGAGCAACGACGAACGCCCCGGGATCCGATCCCGGGGCGTTCGTCTCGAGCCGTCGTTACGCGGCGAGGTGGGCCGAGAGGAACCAACGGTCCTTCTCGAGGCCGGCCTTGATCGCGATCGCGACGTCCTGGCTGGTGAGGTCGGTCTCGTCGAGGCCGTCGATCGCGGCCTGCACGTCGGCGATGACGGCATCCATGTCCGAGACGATGGCGACGATCTCGTCCTGCCACTGCGCGAAGCCCGCGGGAACCGCGGTCGCTCCGGTCTTCTCCGCGACGGTGGACACGCGCGCGTCGAGAGGCAGGCCGAGGGCGACGATGCGCTCGGCGGCCAGGTCGGCGAAGCCCTGGGCGTTGCTGACGACCTGGTCGAGCAGCTCATGGATCGCGATGAAGTTCGCGCCGCGCACGTTCCAGTGCGCCTGCTTGCCGTTGACGGCGAGAGCCTGCAGTCCGAGAACCACGGGCGTCAGGAACTGGGCGGTGCCGGCGGCCGCCTCGGGGCCGGCAGCGGTCATGGAAATGTTCTGCGTCTTGGTCATGATCTCGTCTCCATTCGTCGTGGGTCTCCCACGTTGATGACAACGCTAGCGAGCGCCTCGCATTCCGCAAGGAAGAGAAGGCTGGGCTTACGGACGGGCCGTGAATTTGATACGGAGACTATCGTCGGCCTCATGACGATCGCCGAAGACGCCTCGATTCTGTCCATCCCTGCCGGTCGGCCGGTGCTGCACGAGACCGCGTTCGTCGCCTCGGGCGCGCGTGTCGTCGGTGACGTCACTCTCGAAGAGGGCGCGAGTGTCTGGTACAACGCCGTCGTGCGCGGCGACAGCGCTTCGATCGCTCTGGGAGCCGGAAGCAACCTGCAGGACAATGTCTCGGTGCACGTGGATGCCGATCACCCCGTGATCATCGGGCGGAACGTGTCGGTCGGTCACAATGCGGTCGTCCACGGATGCACGATCGGCGACGGCTCACTGATCGGGATGGGCAGCGTGGTTCTCTCTGGCGCGGTCATCGGTTCGGGATGCCTCATCGCCGGGGGAGCG
The sequence above is a segment of the Microbacterium sp. PM5 genome. Coding sequences within it:
- a CDS encoding gamma carbonic anhydrase family protein, whose translation is MTIAEDASILSIPAGRPVLHETAFVASGARVVGDVTLEEGASVWYNAVVRGDSASIALGAGSNLQDNVSVHVDADHPVIIGRNVSVGHNAVVHGCTIGDGSLIGMGSVVLSGAVIGSGCLIAGGAVVLEGTVIPDGSLVAGVPAKVRRELTAEEKAGILRNAQIYRAHSTAHATASDGR
- a CDS encoding amidohydrolase family protein, with the translated sequence MPPRGATVDVIADARLTGAERLDPFGDDPVDIHLAQGRIVDIAPSRALPRRGEVLDADGGWVIPGLWDHHVHTVQWALVAQRVALGGVRSAAEAAAIMGRTAPLADGRRVGTGFRDALWPDEMSLATLDAATGDVPTYLINADVHSVWLNTAALRREGFAPDDSGVLREEPAFEISRRLNAADPLEGGRLVGDALSAAAARGVVGIVDLDMAWNADAWRRRLSAGFDTTRVRFGIYPPQLDRALSEGLASGDALDAAGLVRVGPLKIITDGSLGTRTAACSHAYPDDPHNHGVLTVTPEVLVDLMTRATGGGLACAVHAIGDVANSHALDAFAGTGATGTIEHAQLVAHADIPRFGRLGIGASVQPEHAIDDRDMTDTIWATQTSVPYALRSLAATGANLLFGSDAPVAALDPWAAMAAAVFRTRDGRPAWRPDEGVDAATALAASTEGGSHTGSALFPGDIADLVVVDRDPLTAAEADLRATRAHATMIEGRLTHVG
- a CDS encoding DNA starvation/stationary phase protection protein translates to MTKTQNISMTAAGPEAAAGTAQFLTPVVLGLQALAVNGKQAHWNVRGANFIAIHELLDQVVSNAQGFADLAAERIVALGLPLDARVSTVAEKTGATAVPAGFAQWQDEIVAIVSDMDAVIADVQAAIDGLDETDLTSQDVAIAIKAGLEKDRWFLSAHLAA
- a CDS encoding FMN-binding negative transcriptional regulator encodes the protein MRQNPSFTVTDVAELRRILDENLWMTLVSHGPDGLVASHYAVLLDDDHDDLTVVGHVGKPDDAIHGLGQHELLVIAQGPHGYISPQWYLPGPNVPTWNYVAVHLSGIPEILTPDENLRVLERLVARFESALPQPRLMWQPPNDEDFIRRLERGTVGFRLTPTKVVAKRKLSQNRPDETVDEIVEQLEAGSPYADPRLAGEMRRAHEALRAARGAQLRLNGPGQPSPSPSPGREEEL